Proteins encoded within one genomic window of Cytophagales bacterium:
- a CDS encoding DUF4835 family protein, translating into MLRYHLLILLIVPLIVSAQELNCRVVVNADQVQTTERSIFQEMEVVFAEFMNNRRWTEDQYEQEERINCNLILTISQQPSIGRFEASVQVLSSRPVFNTDYESVLMNFADRDWTFEYVASQPIQFSENTFLDNISSLLAYYAYMIIGFDYDSFSELGGEDYFQKAWQVVINAQQSGYPGWEQFNSIRNRYWLAENLLSNEMEPIRRAQYQYHRQGMDNLSEAPDDAHKSILESLGQIQKANNARPRSILTISFLDAKADELAQIFSTGNPSERREAYNILTNIDPTKSEVFEAMIK; encoded by the coding sequence ATGCTTAGGTATCACCTCCTAATTTTACTAATTGTTCCGCTGATCGTTTCTGCTCAGGAATTGAATTGTCGGGTAGTCGTGAACGCTGATCAGGTGCAAACCACCGAACGATCCATTTTTCAGGAAATGGAAGTGGTATTCGCTGAATTCATGAATAACCGGCGATGGACAGAGGATCAATATGAGCAAGAGGAGCGCATCAATTGCAACCTGATCCTGACCATTTCGCAACAGCCAAGCATTGGTCGATTTGAGGCTTCGGTACAAGTACTTTCATCGCGTCCGGTATTCAACACAGATTATGAATCTGTCCTCATGAACTTCGCTGATCGGGACTGGACGTTTGAATATGTAGCCTCACAACCCATTCAATTCAGTGAAAACACGTTCTTAGATAACATCAGCTCCCTCCTCGCCTACTATGCCTACATGATCATTGGTTTTGATTATGATTCCTTTTCAGAATTGGGCGGAGAAGATTATTTCCAAAAAGCATGGCAGGTTGTGATCAATGCTCAGCAATCCGGATATCCGGGTTGGGAACAATTCAACAGCATTCGTAATCGCTATTGGCTCGCCGAGAACTTGCTAAGTAATGAAATGGAACCAATTCGTCGGGCACAATATCAATATCATCGGCAGGGCATGGACAACCTTAGCGAAGCACCGGACGATGCGCACAAATCCATTTTGGAAAGCCTTGGACAAATCCAAAAAGCCAACAATGCCCGCCCAAGGTCTATTTTGACCATTTCCTTCCTGGATGCCAAAGCAGATGAATTGGCGCAGATATTTTCTACAGGAAACCCCAGCGAACGACGCGAGGCTTACAACATCCTGACCAATATCGATCCTACAAAATCGGAGGTTTTCGAGGCAATGATCAAATAG